The following nucleotide sequence is from Mangifera indica cultivar Alphonso chromosome 1, CATAS_Mindica_2.1, whole genome shotgun sequence.
TATCAAATCCAGAAGATACTGATGAAGAACATTGAAATCGGCAAGTCTAATGGGCGGAATCAAGAAAAATGGAACCCAAAGAATGGATTTTCCTTCAACCAGCTGAGAAATCAACAACTCAACTTGCAACATAAGTCAAGTATGCAGCTTGACATGGAGCAGCCTGTTGAGGTTAAAATCAATGAATCAAATGGCAATGGAGTTTTGGAGATCATAGATGAAAGTGACATTCAGCTGACACTGGGACCAACAACTTACACACGGCGGAAGAAACCCGAGACATCGCCGCATACTTCTGATTCCGGTCgaagcttttcttcttcttccacggGATCCAGCCATATAAACAGGACAGGTTTCCAGACCCAGAAGGGGAATAATAGAGGTAGAGAATTATTAAGTGGCTGCGAATTGGGGCTTGCCACACAGTTTGGGTATCATAGTGGAGGTAAAAACACTATAGATAATGAAGAACAATTGGGACAGCAGCAGGAAATTCTAAACCAGCCAGCATGGCTATTCCAAATTTTGAGTCTCAACATGACTTGAAAATCTCCTTAGTGCATATAAAAATCTTTTAGACTGCTTCCTGTCGACTAATATTTTTGTGATAACTGATGCAAGCTTGGCATTTTCTTCTTAGTTTTTAGTATAACGGGTGATATAGTCCTTTGTAAAGTTGTTTTCCACTGCTTGCAAAATccattataattacatattgaCTTTAGCCAAATGAGAAGCTTTTCAGAACATTAAAATTTCACGAAGTTCTAATTTATAGCATCTTGTCCCAATGCTTTTAACTCTATTTGCAGAGCAGTAAAGGCATGGAGGCATTCACCACTATCAAAACAAATTCCTTGAAACACAATGTCAAAGGAATCCCAAGTCTATTATTTGTCAGGGTCTCTTCTAATAAAAATCCTTTAGTCATTTTAGATACCCTCAAACTACATATGATTGGTGACTAAAGGCGGTTAATTCTCTATATTTCACGCTGCACTAGAAAAATTCTCTCACCCACGAAAAAAGATGATGAATTTGATCTTTTTTCTGCCAGCCAGAAGATGGCCAATAGATTCCCCTCTCAAAATTTTAACGCCTGTCCATAAACGTGTATGCCTTACTTGGAAAGTTCAAATTCCTTATGAACATTTACGACACCTTCTTTTGGGTTGAATGATACTCTGAGTCAGACAAGAACATGGGCTATACTGCTAGCCTGTCTCTTCAGGAATTCTTACTTTTCCTAAAGTTCTTTATCTGAAATGACACAATAATTGGTTATAGAGCCCACTCAGATGTTATTAACAGCTACTCCATTAGGCTCCTTTGAGAGCCCAGAAGGGCTGTTTTAGCTTAAGATAGAACTCCCAGTTTTACAGCAGCATGTAGTCTCagatttaattacataaaacttTATCGAACAGAAAGCAAAACCATCAAATACACAGAGGGAAAACAAAACAGACTACACTCTTCATGGAGACCTGATAAGAGGATAATATAAGCCAATGTCTCATCAACTTATGGAATGCCTCCGGTCTTTGGGTGGTTTCATTTTACTTTTGGGGTTTGAAGGTGAGACTCCATCGGCTCGCACAAAAGGATAAAGGCGCCCGAGTCTTTTCGACACAGAATTGATGAATGATTTTCTCGGCAAAGGAGGTTTATCATAAGATGCTTGGGAGTTTGATACTGGACTGGCAGCTGCTGATTTTGATGATGACctttcaatttctttcattctcattttcatcttgactAACTCAATTTTCAGGTCCTCATTCTCTCTTCGCAGGATAGAGAGCTCATCTGGCACTGCCCTGATATCATTTGAGTATACATTTACTTTGGAAGGAATAGCAGGGGAATCTGCATCCATGAGGTTGCCAGTCATCACATTCCGAAGGCGCTGTTGCTCATAGTAAAGCACTTGAACCACAGTTTGATGAGGGAGTCGATCATTTTGTGCAGCGTGTGCACAGGCCTCTCGAGAAAGCTTCTGGCAGTCCATCAAGCTACAAACTTTCTTCCTCTCCAAGTCACTTAGAGTAGGATGAGCCTGTGAATTTTGAACCAAAAGGTTGATCAAATCGAAGAAGTTAATTTGCTAATTATAAGTTCTACATTAACATATCATCACTCATTTCACTAGTAAATCTAAAAGAAATCTTGCATTTCAATCTTCTTGAAACTCATAAAATAGAATGAATCAAGAAAATCCCATTTTAGAAATGTAAGTGGCTTAGCTAATAGCAGCATTGCAAGTGTCAAATGCTTAATTTGATGTTCTTGGTGAGTAGAATTGAACATAATGCACCTTGAGGTAGATGTCTAGGGCTCTATACATCCCATCATCTGTTACCCTTGATTGCTCTGGAATAATTTCGGCAAGGCTAATGAATTTTGTGACAGATAAATTACGATCGGAGGCTATTTCAGCAAGGTAGTTCTCCATTAGCTTCCCGACCCGTTCCATatcactttttgttggagaaaCAAAACTATCATCTGCATTATAGTTCAAATGGTGCCCCTCCACTTCATATTCAAGGTAATTCAGCATGATCCGCTGCACTGTGTCCACATCAAACAATGTGTCCCCGGTAAAAGAATAGGCAGGAATCAAGAGATCATCCAGTACAATCTGTCCTAATTGCAACGCCATTCTCTTCTCCAAATCAAGCCGGCAAGCAACTGTTGTTTCAAGATATATTGCAGATCGAAGCAGCATCGATAGAAAGCTAACAGACAATGCATTCTTTTCCCTTGGCAGAAGACTAACTATTGTTTCTAAGACTACCCTCTTTTCATGTTCTTGTTGAGGCCCAATTTTCTTCCTCCCTTTTCCAAATATTTCCTGCATCAGAAAAGAATTCCAGTTCAACAAACAACCAAGAGGTAGAACAACTCAATTTTCAGGTTGAGATCTCACCAAACCTCGAAGAGATTTCTGTGCATACAGCATCAAGACAGGACCAAGGGCATATTGTTTAAATCCCCGTGCCATCATTGCTATCAAGACCCGTTGGAAGATATCGATCCTAAACACAGTTAAATCTTCAGCCCACCAATCAACAATAGGCTTCGGATGCGATGCCATGGTAGAAAATGTACCCTCAGTAGCACTCTCAGCCCTACCAGACAGAGAAAACTGGTTTTCTTTGCAGGCTATGTAGGCTATTGCATCTATGCAACGACCCACCAATTTTACTTTCTCAGCAATTGGAAGTAGGCTTTCTGACATATGCAAAACGGTAACTGCTCCTGCAAGGCTCTTGAGAGCTACTTCGTTCAAGAAAGCTTCGGCTCTTCCAACCAAATTTCCAACTGCATAATCTTCGGTCATCTCAAGATACTCTGCCGCACATCTAATCAGGGCAATGTTTTCTATGCTAATCTCAAAATTAATTCCATAGCAGAATTTTGCTGCAAGTTCAAAGGCTTCTGCCCCACCTGGAACATCTGGGACTTCAATAACAGAAAGATCAGCTTCACTGGATTCTGACACCAGCTTCCTTATGTATCCACATTTTGAGACTAATGGAAACTGCAATTAAAGCAGGAGATGAAACAGAGAACATATTGATGAACAAAAGTACACTATCAGATTCTGAATTTTGTTACTTCTCTAAATTGGTTTGATTTGCGAATAATTGGTAAAGTACCATTCAGCTCGTTTCTTCCTTGTTATGCAGTGgaacaaaaatagttttaaaactgaaaagaaAGTTGAGACAAATTCTACCTTATGCAATGAAAAGGAAGTTCCTCCGGCATTAACAGTGACATCGCTAGGAATCTCCTGGGAGAAAATCCTGAATCATAGtgtaacaacaacaaaaaaaacagCAAATATAATATACCATCTTCAGGATTATCCTTCTCTATTTTCTTCGAGGATTTGAATAGgtcttatatataaacatgagtttaaacttgaagttaataatcaaaaacaaaagatgGGAAGCAAACCATTCACTAGTTCTCTTCATGACAGTAGACAGAAGCTCCTTCTTCTTGGTGGCCATCTTCAGAGTGGTGGGTGCAGCTTCTTCCTTATCAGATCCCACCAAAGCAAAGAGTATTGAAGGATCTTTATCATGATCATATCTCCATCAGATGGTGAAATAATGAGTCCAAAGTAGACAAAACTTAAGCTGCAGTTCCTCTACAACGTATAGGTTTTGCTGATGCGACACCTAAAAAGCATAGAGTCTTTTGTTTCCCTGTTGAAAAATATATCTGTTATATGTAATAAAACCTGAAGTGAACTAGCATTCAATGATGATGAAGACTAAAATCTGCAGCTCATTAAGTTCTCAGTTGTCTAATGATTGTATCATCCTGTTTCAGCCTCACAATTGATAATCACCCGTTCACGAAATACCTAATCTGGGTCTGTCCTGTAGCAAATTGGAGGGGCTGTCTGAGTTGGAAAGTATTGAAAATGAATTGGGTATTATGGGTAATTAGTGTTGGCAAGAGCGATGACAAAAGCAAAGAGAAGAGATGAAGATAATAGTATGTGTGGTGTGGGCTAAGAGAGAAGGAAAATGGGATTGTTGCATGTTCTTTGACGGCTAAAGG
It contains:
- the LOC123221198 gene encoding BTB/POZ domain-containing protein SR1IP1; this translates as MATKKKELLSTVMKRTSEWIFSQEIPSDVTVNAGGTSFSLHKFPLVSKCGYIRKLVSESSEADLSVIEVPDVPGGAEAFELAAKFCYGINFEISIENIALIRCAAEYLEMTEDYAVGNLVGRAEAFLNEVALKSLAGAVTVLHMSESLLPIAEKVKLVGRCIDAIAYIACKENQFSLSGRAESATEGTFSTMASHPKPIVDWWAEDLTVFRIDIFQRVLIAMMARGFKQYALGPVLMLYAQKSLRGLEIFGKGRKKIGPQQEHEKRVVLETIVSLLPREKNALSVSFLSMLLRSAIYLETTVACRLDLEKRMALQLGQIVLDDLLIPAYSFTGDTLFDVDTVQRIMLNYLEYEVEGHHLNYNADDSFVSPTKSDMERVGKLMENYLAEIASDRNLSVTKFISLAEIIPEQSRVTDDGMYRALDIYLKAHPTLSDLERKKVCSLMDCQKLSREACAHAAQNDRLPHQTVVQVLYYEQQRLRNVMTGNLMDADSPAIPSKVNVYSNDIRAVPDELSILRRENEDLKIELVKMKMRMKEIERSSSKSAAASPVSNSQASYDKPPLPRKSFINSVSKRLGRLYPFVRADGVSPSNPKSKMKPPKDRRHSIS
- the LOC123221204 gene encoding circadian locomoter output cycles protein kaput-like, whose translation is MEKLLNPYDKEFMRMAMLKHEETFKEQVHELHRLYQIQKILMKNIEIGKSNGRNQEKWNPKNGFSFNQLRNQQLNLQHKSSMQLDMEQPVEVKINESNGNGVLEIIDESDIQLTLGPTTYTRRKKPETSPHTSDSGRSFSSSSTGSSHINRTGFQTQKGNNRGRELLSGCELGLATQFGYHSGGKNTIDNEEQLGQQQEILNQPAWLFQILSLNMT